From a region of the Campylobacter showae genome:
- a CDS encoding acyl-[ACP]--phospholipid O-acyltransferase: MKGVFSVRGFLPFLVVMFINAVVDLGHKITIQNILFKSIEDENLQIILTSLVNLLILLPYIMLFSVSGFLNDKFSRTRITRYAAASEILLTLFITISYLCGWFYVAFGTTLLLAVQSAVYSPAKYGLIKKITGAEKLGAANGIVQAFTIVAILLGSFVFSAIFESYAVASTDAGEMIKSVWFIGAILFVCSVAETIFTFKIPFFEATDAGLKFDAKKYFKLGYLKENTRHIFNNKNAFLCTLGLSVFWAVAQLVIAVFPAHYKAMSADNNVMIVQAILAVSTIGLVAGSALAGSYSKNHIEMGIVPFGALGLFASLLMFAQGSSAAFMTLASFLFGFSGGIFIVPLNANIQFFTSEEQMGRTLAGSNFIQNIFMAAFLLLAMAFSIFAVSTPEIFVITSFGVLICALVAIKYLPHLFARLLIMPFFRIGYTINVDGVENIPQKGGVLLLGNHMSWIDWAVLQMASPRPIRFAMHKSFYEIWYLKWLLNLFDVIPIGAGASKSALEKIRECLDAGDVVALFPEGHISYNGQIDEFAHGYEIAASDTNSVIVPFYLRGLWGSSFSRAQKYYQRISRKIDGKRAIRVSFGAPLAPETKAPQVREKVVELSFFSWAEYLKTLEPMQFSWLKHAKANLFKRSMVDSTGADLNNLKVIATVLVFLSKFKFSFLKERNVGVILPSSVMGSIINLMLFIRGKVSVNLNYTLSEQNLIGCADKAGLRSIITSRQFIAKLKARGFELEESLKGRLVYLEDVAQGISKADKICAMIKAILMPRWLLELIYFRDVRIDDDATILFSSGSEGTPKGIVLTHKNIMANIKQISEIVNTDGNDVILASLPIFHSFGLTAATFFPLSEGIASAHVPDPTDAFAVGKMVAKYHATIMFGTSTFFRLYTKNKKLNPLMFSTIRYAIAGAEKLNAAVKREFKMKFGVEIYEGYGTTETSPVVSVNTANVLEPEFFKELIFSKEGSVGLPTAGTIIRICDPTSLAKLENGQAGLILIGGHQVMKGYYEDEERTKEAIVELDGVRYYNSGDIGFLDEAGFLTITDRLSRFAKIGGEMISLGAVEAQISAVLGDEATFVCTNVADEKKGEQVVMLFSGEIGEEDVAARIRASAIPSIMQPSKIFKVEAVPVLGTGKVDFKSSKKLAAQLVAGEGNLGEAEEA, translated from the coding sequence GGGGCTTTTTGCCCTTTTTGGTCGTTATGTTTATCAACGCGGTCGTCGATCTTGGCCACAAGATCACGATCCAAAACATACTTTTTAAGAGCATCGAGGATGAAAATTTACAGATCATCCTGACCTCGCTCGTAAATTTACTGATCTTGCTTCCATACATCATGCTTTTTAGCGTTTCGGGCTTTTTAAACGATAAATTTTCGCGCACCCGCATCACGAGATACGCGGCGGCGAGCGAAATTTTACTCACGCTTTTTATCACTATAAGCTACCTTTGCGGCTGGTTTTACGTGGCGTTTGGCACGACGCTGCTGCTAGCGGTGCAAAGCGCGGTGTATAGCCCGGCTAAATACGGCCTGATTAAAAAAATCACGGGCGCAGAAAAGCTTGGCGCTGCAAACGGTATCGTGCAGGCCTTTACTATCGTGGCGATTTTGCTTGGGTCGTTTGTCTTTTCGGCGATTTTTGAGAGCTACGCCGTAGCGAGCACGGACGCTGGAGAGATGATAAAATCAGTCTGGTTTATAGGCGCGATACTTTTTGTTTGCTCGGTAGCCGAGACTATTTTTACGTTTAAGATTCCATTTTTCGAGGCGACTGACGCCGGGCTTAAATTTGACGCGAAAAAGTACTTTAAACTAGGCTACCTAAAAGAAAACACTAGGCACATCTTTAACAACAAAAACGCCTTTTTATGTACGCTGGGGCTTTCGGTTTTCTGGGCGGTAGCGCAGCTGGTTATCGCCGTTTTCCCCGCTCACTACAAGGCTATGAGCGCGGATAACAACGTCATGATCGTGCAGGCGATTTTAGCCGTTAGCACCATAGGTCTGGTCGCGGGCTCGGCGCTAGCGGGCAGCTACTCGAAAAATCACATCGAGATGGGCATTGTGCCTTTTGGGGCGCTTGGGCTTTTTGCTTCGCTACTTATGTTCGCGCAGGGCTCAAGTGCTGCGTTTATGACGCTGGCATCCTTTTTGTTCGGTTTTAGCGGCGGCATTTTCATCGTGCCGCTAAACGCAAATATCCAGTTTTTCACGTCCGAAGAGCAGATGGGCCGCACGCTAGCGGGCAGTAACTTTATCCAAAACATCTTTATGGCGGCGTTTTTGCTGCTTGCGATGGCGTTTAGTATATTTGCCGTTAGTACGCCCGAAATTTTCGTCATTACTTCTTTTGGCGTGCTTATCTGCGCGCTGGTAGCGATAAAGTACCTGCCGCATCTTTTTGCGCGTTTGCTTATCATGCCGTTTTTTAGGATCGGTTACACGATCAACGTCGACGGCGTCGAGAATATCCCGCAAAAAGGCGGCGTACTGCTGCTTGGCAACCACATGAGCTGGATAGACTGGGCGGTGCTGCAGATGGCCTCTCCGCGCCCGATCAGATTTGCGATGCATAAGAGCTTTTATGAAATTTGGTACCTAAAATGGCTATTAAATTTATTTGACGTGATCCCGATAGGCGCGGGCGCTAGCAAAAGCGCGCTAGAAAAGATCCGCGAGTGCCTAGACGCGGGCGACGTGGTGGCGCTGTTTCCGGAAGGGCATATCAGTTATAACGGCCAGATAGACGAGTTTGCGCACGGTTACGAGATAGCCGCAAGCGATACGAACTCCGTCATCGTGCCATTTTATCTGCGCGGCCTTTGGGGTTCGAGCTTCTCGCGCGCTCAAAAATACTACCAAAGAATCAGCCGCAAAATAGACGGCAAGCGCGCTATCAGGGTGAGCTTCGGCGCGCCTTTGGCACCTGAGACCAAAGCCCCGCAGGTGCGCGAAAAGGTCGTCGAGCTGTCGTTTTTTAGCTGGGCGGAGTATCTAAAAACTCTAGAGCCTATGCAGTTTAGCTGGCTAAAACACGCTAAAGCAAATCTGTTTAAACGCTCGATGGTAGATAGCACGGGCGCTGATCTAAACAATCTCAAGGTTATCGCGACGGTGCTTGTGTTTTTGTCTAAATTTAAATTCTCGTTTTTAAAAGAGCGAAACGTCGGCGTGATACTGCCTTCCTCGGTGATGGGCAGCATTATAAATTTGATGCTATTTATCAGAGGCAAGGTAAGCGTAAATCTAAACTACACGCTTAGCGAGCAAAATTTGATCGGCTGCGCGGACAAGGCTGGGTTAAGAAGCATAATCACGTCGCGCCAGTTTATCGCCAAGCTAAAGGCTCGCGGCTTTGAGCTGGAAGAATCTCTAAAAGGCAGACTCGTCTATCTTGAAGACGTCGCGCAAGGCATAAGCAAGGCTGATAAAATTTGCGCGATGATAAAGGCGATTTTGATGCCGCGCTGGCTGCTTGAGCTTATTTATTTTCGCGACGTTCGCATCGACGACGATGCTACGATACTCTTTAGCAGCGGCAGCGAAGGCACGCCAAAGGGCATCGTGCTAACGCATAAAAACATAATGGCTAACATCAAGCAAATTTCAGAGATTGTAAATACGGACGGCAACGACGTTATCTTAGCGTCGCTACCGATATTTCACTCGTTCGGGCTTACTGCGGCGACCTTTTTCCCGCTTAGCGAGGGTATCGCCTCCGCTCACGTGCCTGATCCCACGGACGCCTTTGCCGTGGGTAAGATGGTTGCTAAATACCACGCGACGATAATGTTTGGCACGTCGACGTTTTTTAGGCTCTATACCAAAAACAAAAAGCTAAATCCGCTGATGTTTTCTACGATCCGCTACGCGATTGCCGGCGCGGAGAAGCTAAACGCGGCCGTTAAGCGCGAGTTTAAGATGAAATTCGGTGTCGAAATTTACGAAGGCTACGGCACGACCGAGACCTCGCCAGTTGTCAGCGTAAATACCGCAAACGTGCTAGAGCCCGAGTTTTTTAAAGAGCTCATTTTCTCAAAAGAGGGCAGCGTGGGGTTACCGACGGCCGGCACGATAATAAGAATCTGCGATCCTACAAGCCTAGCAAAGCTAGAAAACGGGCAAGCCGGCCTCATCCTAATTGGCGGCCATCAGGTGATGAAGGGCTACTACGAGGACGAGGAGCGCACGAAAGAGGCGATCGTCGAGCTAGACGGTGTGCGCTACTATAACAGCGGCGACATCGGCTTTTTGGACGAGGCGGGTTTCCTAACGATCACCGATAGGCTCTCTCGCTTTGCTAAAATCGGCGGCGAGATGATAAGCCTAGGCGCGGTAGAGGCTCAAATTTCAGCCGTGCTGGGCGATGAGGCGACCTTTGTGTGCACCAACGTCGCCGACGAGAAAAAGGGCGAGCAGGTCGTTATGCTATTTAGCGGCGAGATAGGCGAGGAGGACGTGGCCGCGCGCATCAGAGCTTCTGCGATACCGTCCATCATGCAGCCTTCAAAGATTTTTAAAGTCGAGGCCGTACCTGTGCTAGGAACGGGCAAAGTTGACTTTAAATCAAGTAAAAAACTAGCGGCCCAGCTGGTTGCTGGCGAGGGAAATTTAGGCGAGGCGGAGGAAGCTTAA
- a CDS encoding c-type cytochrome encodes MRNKILGCLVALAAAMLITGCESKDDKKPATQSAKTQATPAAAGMIETQKADANTTAQKDYDQFMTYDINGKKRVKFGLDDEESETSRSVGALAMVRSPLQSINLKLIKGRLSKDFIVKCSACHDDYANGIIGPSLLNKTSDQIYDMIAAYKSKQKANPLMKDLVRGMDETQIRALANEISEFNEQFRKK; translated from the coding sequence ATGAGAAATAAAATTTTAGGCTGTCTCGTCGCCCTCGCCGCCGCCATGCTGATAACTGGCTGCGAGAGCAAGGATGATAAAAAACCGGCGACGCAATCGGCAAAAACACAAGCGACGCCCGCCGCCGCAGGCATGATAGAGACGCAAAAAGCAGACGCTAACACAACCGCGCAAAAAGACTACGACCAGTTTATGACCTACGATATAAACGGCAAAAAGAGAGTCAAATTTGGTCTAGACGACGAGGAGAGCGAGACTAGCCGCTCGGTAGGCGCTCTAGCGATGGTGCGAAGCCCGCTGCAAAGCATAAATTTAAAACTCATCAAGGGGCGCCTTAGCAAGGACTTTATCGTAAAATGCTCCGCCTGCCACGACGACTACGCTAACGGCATCATCGGCCCGTCGCTGCTAAATAAAACCTCGGATCAAATTTACGACATGATCGCCGCGTATAAGAGCAAGCAAAAGGCAAATCCTTTGATGAAAGATCTGGTGCGCGGCATGGACGAGACGCAGATAAGGGCGCTAGCTAATGAAATCAGCGAATTTAACGAGCAATTTAGAAAAAAATAG
- a CDS encoding c-type cytochrome encodes MGKKIAIIFGALVLALMVFMLTSQPSAPIKDASRPELKPAQQTKPKVVNEELNLQDSEEIKKIKQLQNSVANQPSEGVSKRYLTSCAPCHGANGKGVMAPSIAGKSKDEILASLKNYKEGKVPNSLMKGLLTNVSDEDLGALADEISKFKE; translated from the coding sequence ATGGGAAAGAAAATAGCGATAATCTTTGGAGCTTTGGTACTTGCGCTCATGGTTTTTATGCTGACTAGCCAGCCGTCGGCACCCATAAAGGACGCTAGCAGGCCCGAGCTAAAGCCGGCGCAGCAAACAAAGCCGAAAGTCGTAAACGAAGAGCTAAATTTGCAAGATAGCGAAGAGATTAAAAAGATAAAACAGCTACAAAACAGCGTCGCAAATCAGCCTAGCGAGGGCGTTAGCAAGCGATACCTAACCTCCTGCGCGCCTTGCCACGGAGCAAACGGCAAGGGCGTGATGGCGCCTAGCATCGCAGGCAAAAGCAAGGACGAAATCCTAGCTTCGCTAAAAAACTACAAAGAGGGCAAGGTGCCAAATAGCCTGATGAAGGGGCTTCTCACAAATGTTTCAGACGAGGATTTAGGCGCGTTAGCTGATGAAATTTCAAAATTTAAAGAGTAG
- a CDS encoding cytochrome C, which yields MKKYQIYTIIALVLMTVCFTIPVLGFFGAKAKIAAGEPLAGYSYKIYDLYTSFQYKNHLMPDDVKASLQKAIEQKAEIGTPSFPIWYVALEAPNYPKDAFPNGIPVYFHVDGYSGDVHEMNTINHYIGMYPMEHGGNVERAIAPYYLLISTLCMLAFLYYDGKFNSLLMVLPTIAPLLFMGAFAGWLYWYGHNMQEWGAFKIKPFMPTVLGDGKVAQFTTHSYPSIGFWVMMAMSALCILAVFSKKKELKDAK from the coding sequence ATGAAGAAGTATCAAATTTACACTATTATCGCGTTAGTCTTGATGACCGTTTGTTTTACGATCCCGGTGCTGGGCTTTTTTGGAGCCAAGGCTAAGATCGCCGCGGGCGAGCCGCTTGCCGGGTATTCGTATAAAATTTACGACCTTTACACCTCGTTTCAGTACAAAAATCACTTGATGCCAGACGACGTAAAAGCCAGCCTGCAAAAAGCGATCGAGCAAAAAGCCGAGATCGGCACGCCGTCTTTTCCTATCTGGTACGTCGCGCTTGAAGCGCCAAACTACCCAAAAGACGCCTTTCCAAACGGCATTCCCGTTTATTTTCACGTTGACGGATACAGCGGCGACGTGCACGAGATGAACACCATAAACCACTACATCGGCATGTATCCGATGGAGCACGGCGGCAACGTCGAGCGTGCGATTGCGCCTTATTATCTGCTTATTTCCACGCTTTGCATGCTAGCATTTTTATACTACGACGGTAAATTTAACTCCCTGCTCATGGTGCTTCCGACCATCGCTCCGCTGCTTTTTATGGGCGCGTTTGCGGGCTGGCTATACTGGTACGGGCACAATATGCAAGAGTGGGGCGCGTTTAAGATAAAACCGTTTATGCCGACAGTGCTTGGCGACGGCAAGGTCGCGCAGTTTACTACGCACTCGTATCCTAGCATAGGATTTTGGGTGATGATGGCTATGAGCGCGCTTTGTATCCTAGCCGTATTTTCAAAGAAAAAAGAGCTCAAAGACGCGAAATGA
- a CDS encoding ABC transporter permease, which translates to MNNLLLIAKLDVAESLRSRWFLIYMLVFMGLIVTFIFSGVTDSRVLGFSGLTRLLLLFIQICIIIVPIFILISTVRSISADRDTNLLEYMLSFPVSLGEYYFGKALGRIFVIFVPLLLSFAIAVIAGLVKKIEIPWNILTLYTALLFALSFVFLSFGFLISSVIKNQEMGQGVAFLLWLILLAFLDLALIGFLMKTNVREDIIFFIALINPIEVFRIAAISLFDPNLAVIGVASNFVLNNFSAFGFVIYSIFYPLILGAIMLVGGYFIFSSRDLV; encoded by the coding sequence GTGAATAACCTCCTACTCATCGCCAAACTAGACGTCGCCGAGTCGCTACGCTCGCGCTGGTTTCTCATCTACATGCTAGTTTTTATGGGGCTTATCGTTACTTTTATCTTTAGCGGCGTGACGGACTCGCGGGTGCTCGGATTTAGCGGACTTACGCGGCTTTTGCTGCTTTTTATCCAAATTTGCATCATCATCGTGCCCATTTTTATCCTCATCTCGACCGTACGCAGCATCAGCGCAGACCGCGATACGAATTTGCTCGAATACATGCTTAGCTTTCCCGTTAGCCTGGGCGAATATTATTTCGGTAAGGCTTTGGGGCGTATTTTCGTTATTTTCGTGCCGCTTTTGCTCTCTTTTGCCATTGCGGTGATTGCTGGGCTAGTTAAAAAAATCGAAATCCCGTGGAATATCCTAACCCTCTACACCGCCCTACTTTTCGCGCTTAGCTTCGTGTTTTTGTCGTTTGGATTTCTCATCTCCTCGGTGATCAAAAATCAAGAAATGGGTCAAGGCGTCGCGTTTTTACTCTGGCTTATCTTGCTGGCGTTTTTGGATCTCGCGCTGATCGGCTTTTTGATGAAAACTAACGTACGCGAGGATATCATCTTTTTTATCGCGCTCATTAACCCGATCGAGGTTTTTAGGATCGCGGCGATTAGCCTATTTGATCCAAATTTGGCCGTTATCGGCGTGGCGTCAAATTTCGTGCTAAACAACTTTAGCGCGTTTGGATTTGTGATTTACTCGATTTTTTATCCGCTGATTTTAGGCGCGATTATGCTTGTCGGGGGGTATTTTATCTTTAGCAGCAGGGATTTGGTGTAA
- a CDS encoding ABC transporter ATP-binding protein, with protein MIILKDITKAFGSQKILQNVNLNIKKGQKTVVLGQNGAGKSSLMRIILGEFKPNSGEVRVNGFDPFTARKEALSVISFVPQTPPPLKFNLKELCEFVCKSSGVAQENIEKFCEKMELDLKGNFHKPFYKLSGGMKQKMLIAIAFAKNTEAMMFDEPTANLDPKARRNFMDLLGEFASEKTLVFISHRLDEVQSMSNRYVEMDLGQIIKDEPITQGDDRE; from the coding sequence TTGATAATCTTAAAAGACATCACCAAGGCTTTTGGCTCGCAAAAGATACTGCAAAACGTAAATTTAAACATAAAAAAGGGGCAAAAAACGGTCGTGCTCGGGCAAAACGGCGCCGGCAAAAGCTCGCTGATGCGCATAATCCTGGGCGAATTTAAGCCAAACAGCGGCGAGGTGCGAGTAAACGGCTTTGACCCATTTACCGCGCGCAAAGAAGCCCTTAGCGTGATATCTTTCGTTCCGCAAACGCCGCCGCCGCTTAAATTTAACCTAAAAGAGCTTTGCGAGTTCGTCTGCAAAAGCTCGGGCGTCGCGCAGGAAAACATAGAGAAATTTTGCGAGAAAATGGAGCTTGATCTAAAAGGAAATTTTCACAAGCCCTTTTACAAACTCTCAGGCGGTATGAAGCAAAAAATGCTAATCGCAATCGCCTTTGCTAAAAACACCGAAGCTATGATGTTTGACGAGCCCACGGCAAATTTAGACCCGAAAGCCAGGCGAAATTTTATGGATTTACTAGGCGAGTTCGCAAGCGAAAAGACTCTGGTTTTCATCTCGCACAGGCTTGATGAGGTTCAGAGTATGTCAAACCGCTACGTCGAGATGGACCTGGGGCAGATCATAAAAGACGAGCCGATCACACAAGGAGACGACCGTGAATAA
- a CDS encoding NapH/MauN family ferredoxin-type protein, which translates to MDKYSTRCTVAKVPFLSTLTVKNAEGKKRLSIRAWRLMTIALVHILFVLSYRADIQILEGDISGSRILGFHLTDAFMSFQVFAATHEFPTNLIIGTATILLFYALVGGRAFCGWICPYTFLGEIGEKIHENLAAKKIIKRRNFDPKWRYVFTALFIAMSFASAQLVFEIFSVTGIVSRFVIYGYFHAIWFAVFVLLVEIFYSRRGWCRYVCPIGATYSLLTRTNAVKVSWNKDRCDHCLVCIDTCLVPHVLEITKKNAKTGEDENKKEFRLVGGDCTLCGRCIDVCHHDALKFDNGFKKLI; encoded by the coding sequence ATGGATAAATATAGCACGCGTTGCACGGTCGCCAAAGTCCCGTTTCTAAGCACGCTCACGGTAAAAAACGCCGAGGGCAAAAAGCGCCTTAGCATCCGCGCTTGGCGGCTCATGACGATTGCGCTCGTGCATATTTTGTTCGTGCTTTCTTACCGCGCGGATATTCAAATTTTAGAAGGCGATATCAGCGGATCAAGGATCTTAGGCTTTCATTTGACCGACGCTTTTATGAGCTTTCAGGTATTTGCCGCGACGCACGAGTTTCCGACAAATTTGATCATCGGCACGGCTACGATTTTGCTTTTTTACGCGCTCGTGGGCGGGCGGGCGTTTTGCGGCTGGATTTGCCCTTATACTTTTTTGGGCGAGATCGGCGAGAAAATCCACGAAAATTTAGCCGCCAAAAAGATAATCAAACGCCGAAATTTCGACCCGAAATGGCGCTACGTCTTTACCGCCCTTTTTATCGCGATGAGTTTTGCCAGCGCGCAGCTCGTGTTTGAGATTTTTAGCGTGACGGGTATTGTGTCTAGGTTCGTCATTTACGGCTATTTTCACGCGATTTGGTTTGCGGTTTTCGTGCTTTTAGTCGAGATTTTCTACTCCCGCAGAGGCTGGTGCCGCTACGTCTGCCCTATCGGCGCGACGTACTCGCTGCTAACCCGCACTAACGCCGTTAAAGTTAGCTGGAACAAAGATCGCTGCGACCACTGTTTGGTCTGCATCGATACCTGTCTCGTGCCGCACGTGCTAGAGATCACGAAGAAAAACGCCAAAACGGGCGAGGATGAAAATAAAAAAGAATTTCGTCTCGTGGGCGGCGACTGCACGCTTTGCGGGCGCTGTATCGACGTGTGCCACCACGACGCGCTGAAATTCGACAACGGCTTTAAAAAGCTCATCTAA
- a CDS encoding nitrous oxide reductase family maturation protein NosD: protein MKFKLLLFCALNLTAFASPLQDAINAAEPGDILRLNDGLYEGNIIIDKPLSIIGKGDGAVIRGDRKSSVIKVTAKNVKLINLNIEGSGTSQMELDAGVSCSKGNNILVEKNRFKDVLFGIELSECNQAVIRDNNITSKEGFDVPRRGDAVRAWYSHENLIERNYVYNSRDIVAWFSSNNIIRKNYGQNNRYAVHTMYSAGNLIEDNEFSGGAVGMYFMFSTNSLVRRNVIINSNGAFGVGIALKDASGFNIRENTFLYNSRGIYSDRSPLNPGTVNTLENNQILYNVIGLQMHATQEKSVFKGNDFIGNMETAINDTPGSKIELNEWSGNYFDEYEGLDVNRDGIGDTPYLHFVYADKLWQYYPTLRFFYGSTVISGLNFLAKLAPFSEPLKLLEDGSPKMRPNNAQKATL, encoded by the coding sequence ATGAAATTTAAGCTTTTGCTCTTTTGTGCGCTAAATTTGACGGCCTTCGCCAGTCCGCTACAAGACGCTATAAACGCCGCCGAACCGGGCGACATCTTGCGCCTAAACGACGGACTTTACGAGGGAAATATCATAATCGATAAACCGCTCTCAATCATAGGCAAGGGCGACGGCGCCGTGATACGAGGCGACCGCAAATCAAGCGTGATAAAAGTAACGGCAAAAAACGTCAAGCTCATAAATTTAAACATCGAAGGCAGCGGCACGAGCCAGATGGAGCTAGACGCGGGCGTCAGCTGCTCTAAGGGCAATAATATTTTAGTCGAGAAAAACCGCTTTAAAGACGTGCTTTTCGGTATCGAGCTATCAGAGTGCAACCAAGCCGTCATCAGAGATAACAACATCACCTCAAAAGAGGGCTTTGACGTGCCTAGACGCGGAGACGCCGTGCGCGCGTGGTATTCGCACGAAAATTTGATCGAGCGAAACTACGTCTATAACAGCCGCGACATCGTGGCGTGGTTTTCCAGCAACAATATAATCCGCAAGAACTACGGGCAAAACAACCGCTACGCCGTGCATACGATGTACTCTGCGGGTAACCTCATCGAGGATAACGAATTTAGCGGCGGCGCGGTGGGGATGTATTTTATGTTTTCAACAAATTCTCTCGTGCGCCGAAACGTGATAATCAACTCAAACGGAGCGTTTGGCGTGGGTATCGCGCTAAAAGACGCCTCGGGATTTAACATCAGAGAAAATACCTTTTTATATAACTCGCGCGGCATCTACTCGGACCGCTCGCCGCTAAATCCGGGCACCGTAAATACCCTCGAAAACAATCAAATTTTATACAACGTCATCGGGCTGCAAATGCACGCGACGCAGGAAAAAAGCGTGTTTAAGGGCAATGATTTTATCGGCAACATGGAAACGGCTATCAACGACACTCCGGGCTCAAAGATCGAGCTAAACGAGTGGAGCGGTAATTATTTCGACGAATACGAGGGCTTAGACGTCAATAGAGACGGTATCGGCGATACGCCATACTTGCACTTTGTTTACGCCGATAAGCTTTGGCAATACTATCCGACTCTGCGCTTTTTCTACGGCTCCACCGTGATTAGCGGGCTAAATTTTCTAGCTAAGCTTGCTCCCTTTTCCGAGCCGCTTAAGCTTTTAGAGGACGGCTCTCCTAAAATGCGCCCAAATAACGCTCAAAAGGCAACGCTATGA
- a CDS encoding 4Fe-4S dicluster domain-containing protein has protein sequence MNRRNFIALTAGAAAAGYSIGYFLPKTRADELFLRPPGAVKNFESLCIKCGQCVQVCPYHSIELLDIAQGYSNGTSYINPHERGCYLCDLFPCVLACPSGALDHATTQISDVKMGVGVLRGREACLAYKNENVNLSSVTKMLERKIYNDREQAVKDAVQNSVDKPCDLCISLCPVGDAAISMAKSDGRNLPEFKQGCVGCGVCTEVCPAQIIDIAPNRSYDEIYKG, from the coding sequence ATGAATAGACGAAATTTTATCGCCCTAACGGCAGGCGCGGCGGCCGCAGGCTACAGCATCGGATATTTTTTACCCAAAACGCGCGCGGACGAGCTTTTTTTACGGCCTCCCGGAGCTGTTAAAAATTTCGAATCGCTCTGCATAAAATGCGGTCAGTGCGTGCAGGTCTGTCCGTATCACAGTATCGAGCTACTAGATATCGCGCAGGGCTACTCAAACGGCACGTCCTACATAAACCCGCACGAGCGAGGTTGCTATCTGTGCGACCTTTTCCCTTGTGTTTTGGCCTGTCCTAGCGGCGCGCTAGATCACGCCACGACGCAGATCAGCGACGTAAAGATGGGCGTGGGCGTGCTACGAGGACGCGAAGCCTGTCTAGCGTACAAAAACGAAAACGTAAATTTAAGCAGCGTTACGAAAATGCTTGAGCGTAAAATTTACAACGACCGCGAGCAAGCCGTAAAAGACGCCGTCCAAAATAGCGTGGATAAGCCCTGCGATCTGTGCATTAGCCTCTGTCCCGTCGGAGACGCCGCCATATCGATGGCTAAAAGCGACGGGCGAAATTTGCCCGAATTTAAACAAGGCTGCGTCGGATGCGGAGTGTGCACCGAGGTTTGCCCGGCGCAGATCATAGATATAGCGCCAAACCGCAGCTATGACGAAATTTACAAAGGATAA